In Methanobacterium bryantii, the following proteins share a genomic window:
- a CDS encoding glycosyltransferase family 2 protein, with amino-acid sequence MDTKLSVVIPTFNGKQFLKTCLNSIKKQSYSFYEVIIIDNASSDESVRYIHENYPEFTLIQNKENLGFAAAVNQGIKRSSSEYIFLLNNDVELEVDSISNLLKCIEKDERIFAVSSKMIRYNDRRKMDDAGDEYTIFGWTKKVGDGRSPEIYSQERETFSACAGAALYRKSILDELGCFDENFFAYMEDVDIGYRARIRGYKCVYCPDAVVYHFGSGTSGSKYNEFKIRLAARNNVYVPYKNMPWPQLVLNGIFLLAGYFIKYIFFFKKGQGSIYLNGLKEGFNSLGKIEKTKYENKNIINYLKIEWLLIKNTVKFIFF; translated from the coding sequence ATGGATACCAAACTTTCAGTAGTAATACCTACTTTTAATGGAAAACAATTCCTCAAAACGTGTCTTAATTCCATTAAAAAGCAATCTTACTCGTTTTATGAGGTAATAATCATAGATAACGCGTCATCTGATGAAAGTGTAAGGTATATTCATGAAAATTATCCTGAATTCACTTTAATACAAAATAAAGAAAATTTGGGCTTCGCAGCCGCAGTTAATCAGGGAATAAAAAGATCATCTTCAGAATATATTTTTCTTTTAAATAATGATGTTGAACTGGAAGTAGATTCTATTTCAAATCTTTTAAAATGTATTGAAAAAGATGAACGTATATTTGCAGTCTCTTCCAAGATGATCCGCTACAACGATAGGCGTAAAATGGACGATGCTGGTGACGAATACACAATTTTTGGCTGGACAAAAAAAGTAGGTGATGGAAGATCTCCAGAGATTTATTCTCAAGAAAGAGAAACTTTCAGTGCCTGCGCTGGAGCTGCTCTTTATAGAAAAAGTATTTTAGATGAATTGGGCTGCTTTGATGAAAATTTCTTTGCATATATGGAAGATGTGGATATTGGCTATAGGGCAAGAATTAGAGGATATAAATGTGTTTATTGCCCTGATGCAGTTGTTTATCATTTTGGTAGCGGGACCAGCGGTAGTAAATATAATGAATTTAAAATCAGATTAGCTGCGAGGAATAATGTTTATGTCCCATATAAAAATATGCCGTGGCCTCAACTGGTATTAAATGGTATTTTTTTACTTGCAGGTTACTTCATAAAGTACATATTTTTCTTTAAAAAAGGGCAGGGCAGTATTTATTTAAATGGTCTAAAAGAGGGATTTAATTCTTTGGGGAAAATTGAAAAAACGAAATATGAAAATAAAAATATTATCAATTATTTGAAGATCGAATGGCTTTTAATTAAAAATACTGTAAAATTTATTTTTTTTTAA
- a CDS encoding glycosyltransferase family 2 protein translates to MDLSIIIVNYCTYDLTKQTIESVINKNHPFSYEIYVVDNASADGSLENLKKDFYKESETGLIKFIANEENKGFAHANNLALNQISSKYVLLLNSDTIVVDDCIEKCIDYMENDNKLGAVGCKVVLPDGTLDKACRRSFPDFNVSFYRMTGLSHIFPKSERFGRYNLTYLDENETYEVDCLVGAFMLLRSAAIRQVGLLDEAFFMYGEDIDWCYRIKAAGWKIVYYSDAEIIHYKGASSKQKNKIIYEFYRAMYIFYNKHYKDEYSRIITAITYTGIWGMYGLKLSLNTLKINYGMIMPNKTPKEPVSQLSK, encoded by the coding sequence ATGGACTTATCTATAATAATAGTGAACTATTGTACCTATGATTTAACAAAACAAACTATAGAATCTGTAATCAACAAAAACCACCCTTTCAGTTATGAAATATACGTGGTGGACAATGCATCAGCTGACGGCAGTCTTGAAAATCTAAAAAAAGATTTTTACAAAGAATCAGAAACGGGTCTAATTAAATTTATTGCAAATGAAGAAAATAAAGGCTTTGCTCATGCAAACAATTTGGCCCTGAATCAAATATCTTCTAAATATGTGCTGTTACTTAATTCTGACACTATAGTTGTTGACGACTGCATTGAAAAATGCATAGACTACATGGAAAATGATAATAAATTAGGTGCAGTGGGATGTAAAGTTGTTTTACCAGACGGCACGTTGGATAAAGCATGTAGGAGAAGTTTTCCCGATTTCAATGTTTCATTTTATCGAATGACTGGATTGTCACACATTTTTCCAAAAAGTGAACGTTTTGGAAGGTATAACCTCACATATCTTGATGAAAATGAAACTTATGAAGTTGATTGTTTAGTTGGAGCTTTCATGCTGCTAAGATCTGCAGCCATCCGTCAAGTAGGGCTTCTAGATGAAGCATTTTTCATGTATGGGGAAGATATTGACTGGTGCTATAGAATTAAAGCAGCTGGCTGGAAAATAGTGTATTACAGTGATGCTGAAATAATTCATTACAAGGGAGCAAGCAGTAAACAAAAAAACAAGATCATATATGAGTTTTACAGGGCAATGTATATCTTTTACAACAAACATTACAAAGATGAATATTCTAGAATTATAACCGCAATCACATATACAGGAATATGGGGAATGTATGGATTAAAACTATCTTTAAACACATTAAAAATTAACTATGGCA